One Bdellovibrionales bacterium genomic region harbors:
- a CDS encoding hexose kinase, with protein MKNAVLTITPNPSLDISGFVDRIIPNEKTYVQDEAHAPGGNAINVARILCRLKVPVVASGFLGGAAGYEVASLLKKENIRQHFIAIKEPTRTNVTISSRHHHQQTRLSFSGPRIEPREKDQLSRFVRSQHHMGILVIGGSLPPNFSVRDLTGFISIAQKKNASVVIDCPGAILRHLTKHKLLLIKPNLEEFQLMTQSRVRTLSAVKKKALQLLQSVSYVCVSSVEGGALLVTSSGCFFGRIPRVKIRSTVGAGDSMVGAMVAQLFKGNSSASDILRWGLAAAAATLSEEGTTLGSASQIEELYKKTVVIEVS; from the coding sequence ATGAAGAATGCCGTTCTCACGATCACGCCCAATCCTTCGCTAGATATTAGTGGATTTGTGGATCGTATTATTCCCAACGAGAAAACCTATGTTCAGGATGAGGCCCATGCACCTGGTGGCAATGCTATCAATGTCGCCCGTATTTTGTGCCGTCTCAAAGTTCCGGTTGTTGCTTCTGGTTTTTTGGGCGGTGCCGCGGGATATGAAGTCGCGAGTCTTCTAAAAAAAGAAAATATTCGTCAGCACTTTATAGCGATCAAAGAACCCACGCGGACCAATGTAACGATTTCTAGCCGGCATCATCATCAGCAGACCCGCTTAAGTTTTTCAGGCCCCAGAATTGAGCCTCGGGAAAAGGATCAGCTTTCAAGATTTGTACGAAGTCAGCATCACATGGGAATACTCGTCATCGGCGGATCCCTACCTCCAAATTTTTCGGTTCGAGATCTCACAGGATTCATTTCGATTGCGCAAAAGAAAAATGCAAGTGTGGTTATCGACTGCCCGGGGGCGATTCTTCGGCATCTGACAAAACATAAGCTTTTGTTGATAAAGCCCAATCTAGAAGAGTTTCAGTTAATGACTCAAAGTCGGGTGCGGACTCTCTCCGCAGTAAAAAAGAAAGCTCTTCAGCTTTTGCAGAGCGTGTCTTATGTCTGCGTTTCTTCTGTCGAGGGCGGAGCTCTTTTGGTGACGTCCTCCGGTTGTTTTTTTGGCCGGATTCCGCGAGTGAAAATAAGATCCACGGTCGGTGCCGGGGATTCGATGGTTGGTGCCATGGTGGCTCAGCTTTTCAAAGGCAACTCATCTGCTTCAGATATATTGCGATGGGGGCTTGCCGCCGCCGCTGCCACCTTGAGCGAAGAGGGAACGACTTTGGGATCGGCCTCGCAGATAGAAGAGCTTTATAAAAAGACTGTGGTTATAGAAGTCTCATGA
- a CDS encoding helix-turn-helix domain-containing protein codes for MVTLVKTLMTLRGVNQTELSKQTGVSVTAISRFLNNSSELRSEAMLNILSSLGADVTSVVKKEISKALGDEDDLSIGEDIRFLLEQTAPITRKTITDTLIANFRNDKNPDTKNRIKRLRKYRDSIKTVRRQPC; via the coding sequence TTGGTCACGCTCGTAAAGACGCTGATGACTCTTCGTGGAGTCAATCAAACAGAGCTATCCAAGCAAACTGGTGTATCAGTCACCGCAATTTCGAGGTTTTTAAATAACTCATCGGAACTGCGCTCTGAAGCCATGCTCAACATCCTCTCCTCTCTTGGCGCGGATGTGACGTCAGTTGTGAAAAAGGAAATCAGTAAAGCACTTGGAGATGAAGACGATCTTTCCATTGGCGAGGACATTCGTTTCCTGCTGGAGCAGACTGCACCGATCACTAGAAAGACCATCACTGATACGTTGATTGCGAATTTTAGAAACGACAAGAATCCCGATACGAAAAACAGAATTAAACGACTCAGAAAATATCGTGATTCAATTAAAACAGTAAGGAGGCAGCCTTGCTAG
- a CDS encoding DUF4145 domain-containing protein has translation MEAASLIAISPRASAALLRLALEKLLAHAGSKEANLNDTIKAFVSKGLPKEVQQALDIVRVTGNSAVHPGKMDDADVAEISISLFELINFLCEELIARQQRLNNLYNKLPSSILAQISRRDGHTIGSNQEMA, from the coding sequence GTGGAAGCAGCGAGTTTGATCGCAATATCCCCCAGAGCGTCTGCGGCCTTACTACGATTGGCTTTGGAGAAATTGCTCGCACATGCAGGATCTAAAGAAGCTAACCTTAACGACACAATTAAAGCGTTTGTGTCTAAGGGCCTGCCCAAAGAAGTTCAACAGGCCCTAGATATCGTTAGAGTTACGGGAAATAGCGCTGTTCATCCTGGAAAAATGGATGACGCCGATGTTGCTGAAATCTCCATTAGTCTATTTGAACTAATTAACTTCCTTTGCGAGGAACTGATCGCCCGCCAGCAAAGACTGAACAACTTGTACAACAAACTTCCGAGCAGTATCTTAGCGCAAATTTCACGCAGAGACGGCCATACAATAGGCTCTAATCAAGAAATGGCATAA
- a CDS encoding DUF4393 domain-containing protein, with amino-acid sequence MEIESISKTAEAVKSASEFGTEAIKFVRVLTDEPTKELAGILTDKLKFYRWKNQQKMLLKAAAFMEEKGLDVPSRYLPIKELVPLLEYSSLEDDEYLQTLWAALLANSADTETTNSNNLMFIEILKNLSKLEAQILMTVFSIPNCVNENGMIITSDLPNSATMMSPLPNARLEPGPSEEVKMALANLDRLGCIYIVETIGGDQRFETIKARELGRQLVKACTIIEMADSVERS; translated from the coding sequence ATGGAAATCGAAAGTATATCTAAAACAGCGGAGGCAGTTAAAAGCGCTTCAGAATTTGGCACAGAGGCTATCAAATTTGTTCGTGTGCTTACCGATGAGCCGACAAAGGAACTTGCGGGCATTTTAACAGACAAGCTAAAGTTCTATAGGTGGAAAAATCAGCAGAAAATGCTTTTAAAAGCAGCCGCGTTCATGGAAGAAAAAGGTCTAGATGTCCCATCAAGATATCTCCCAATTAAAGAACTTGTTCCTCTGTTAGAATACTCATCACTTGAAGACGACGAATATCTGCAAACTCTCTGGGCGGCATTACTAGCGAATTCGGCCGACACAGAAACAACAAATTCCAACAATCTGATGTTCATTGAAATCCTCAAAAATCTTTCCAAATTGGAAGCACAAATTTTAATGACGGTTTTTTCAATTCCAAACTGCGTAAATGAAAATGGAATGATTATTACATCTGACCTACCAAATAGTGCCACGATGATGAGTCCACTACCTAACGCAAGACTTGAGCCCGGCCCAAGCGAAGAAGTAAAGATGGCGTTGGCAAATTTAGACCGCCTAGGATGTATTTATATTGTTGAAACAATTGGAGGTGACCAGAGATTTGAGACTATCAAAGCCCGTGAACTCGGTCGCCAACTTGTTAAAGCCTGCACTATCATTGAAATGGCTGATTCCGTAGAACGATCTTAA
- a CDS encoding DEAD/DEAH box helicase family protein: MGAETQPVNTSIPIVGNLVEVRQRRYLVEAVKTSAKTKLTTLTLACIDDDDQGKKLEVFWEKELDRKIIEADNWDKIAEKGFDPPEKFAAYLNTIRWNCVTATNSKLFQAPFRAGIKIETYQLEPLRRALQMPRVNLFIADDVGLGKTIEAGLIIRELLLRRKVNYVVVAAPPSMIPQWKSELENRFGLSFQIIDREFIRDLRKERGYAINPWSTNTRFLISQKLLIDESYMSGLRDLLASERMGSLFIMDEAHHAAPASGVKFAVDSELTKATRELAWLFEHRIFLSATPHNGHSNSFSALLEILDPHRFTRGIPVNPKLRQEVMIRRLKDDLRSVVGGLPVREVIQVDIADTGSEVPEIKLFELLNKYIELRERRLKASRKSIQNASTLVMSNLQQRLLSSVEAFYRTLRVHKKTVISSLEQQLKEVETEDTQQTLELLEQGVGADDDRALSDEETLALESDAQTISASKIGLGPKEGIEQEIRLLEDMETLANKSRGLPDQKILKLLEWIKEHQCPELGDSKSKNKKWTDKRVIIFTEWEDTKRYIKEQLQSAIEDTDQADKRIEVYQGSTSIEKRELIKKRFNADPEKEPLRILICTDAAREGLNLQKYCYNLFHFDVPWNPSRMEQRNGRIDRKLQESEAVFCYYFFYQARPEDRILEVLINKTKLIREQLGSLAEVIEDRLAQDLKGSIIRRKTIDDLYQKISDSQLDEERKKTYKAEYLDEDDRKDLISKNIQDLRKQLDSSMDWLGFSKDQFRQAVEVGLDVIKAPKLKKTEIRDHEAYLIETSEDSLTKKTSWLETIDQLREPMANERSVGEWRRSAPIRPIVFEDIGVMDDSVVHLHLEHKLSQRLLGRLLTQGFAHDDLSRSCFASSEDAVPKVVLIGRIALYGDRATRLHEEIVSVSSEWIEAKVRKGKKLKVEAEAASTKTKDSLFKAISKKKHSINKKVVETLQDGLNADIDDLKEPLLKKAHKHTEKAYADLEKRAQEESDNLKAIIERQIEAVQKFQQKLSNKDYAGTPYLPTFEEQLEAKEKEQLEANKRYWASRLQALKQELSDEPKKVKESYSVRATRFEPVGIVYLWPETN; the protein is encoded by the coding sequence TTGGGAGCAGAAACACAGCCTGTGAACACATCTATCCCTATTGTTGGTAACCTTGTCGAAGTTCGCCAAAGACGCTATCTCGTGGAAGCCGTTAAGACGAGCGCAAAGACAAAACTCACCACTCTTACCCTCGCCTGCATCGATGATGACGACCAAGGGAAGAAATTAGAAGTATTTTGGGAAAAAGAGCTCGATAGAAAAATTATCGAAGCAGACAACTGGGATAAAATCGCCGAAAAAGGATTCGATCCGCCAGAGAAGTTCGCAGCATATCTCAATACCATTCGCTGGAATTGTGTAACGGCGACAAATTCTAAACTTTTCCAAGCACCGTTTCGAGCTGGTATTAAAATTGAAACTTACCAACTTGAACCTCTCCGCCGTGCTCTGCAAATGCCACGAGTGAACTTGTTCATCGCCGATGACGTGGGGCTCGGAAAGACTATCGAAGCCGGCCTGATCATTCGTGAGCTTCTTTTACGAAGAAAAGTAAACTACGTAGTTGTGGCGGCACCTCCATCAATGATTCCACAGTGGAAGTCAGAGCTAGAAAATCGCTTCGGATTGTCATTTCAAATTATTGATCGAGAGTTTATCAGGGACCTACGAAAAGAGCGTGGTTACGCCATCAACCCTTGGTCAACAAACACTCGCTTCCTGATTTCACAAAAACTTTTAATTGATGAATCATACATGTCGGGACTTCGCGATCTATTAGCCTCAGAACGAATGGGCTCACTATTTATCATGGATGAAGCCCACCACGCAGCCCCAGCAAGTGGTGTTAAGTTTGCAGTCGACTCAGAGCTAACAAAAGCTACTCGCGAACTTGCATGGCTATTTGAGCATCGAATCTTCCTATCCGCTACTCCACACAACGGTCATAGCAATAGTTTCTCTGCTCTATTAGAAATTCTTGACCCACATCGCTTCACACGGGGAATTCCGGTGAATCCAAAACTCCGTCAAGAAGTCATGATTAGAAGGCTTAAGGATGATTTGCGAAGTGTCGTAGGCGGATTGCCAGTACGTGAAGTTATTCAAGTCGATATTGCAGATACTGGGAGCGAAGTTCCAGAGATCAAACTTTTCGAACTCTTAAACAAATACATTGAGTTACGAGAACGACGTCTTAAAGCATCCCGCAAGTCTATTCAAAATGCATCAACCCTGGTGATGTCGAATCTTCAACAAAGACTTCTGTCTTCCGTGGAAGCTTTCTACCGAACACTTAGGGTCCACAAAAAAACGGTAATCAGCTCATTAGAGCAACAACTAAAAGAAGTCGAAACTGAAGACACACAACAAACTCTTGAGCTCCTTGAGCAGGGAGTCGGCGCTGATGATGATAGAGCTCTTTCCGATGAAGAGACCTTGGCACTTGAGTCAGATGCTCAAACTATAAGTGCTTCAAAAATTGGCCTTGGACCCAAAGAAGGCATTGAGCAAGAAATTAGACTTCTTGAAGATATGGAAACCCTTGCGAACAAATCGCGCGGGCTACCTGATCAAAAAATCCTCAAGCTGCTTGAGTGGATTAAAGAACATCAATGCCCTGAACTCGGGGACTCAAAATCCAAGAATAAAAAATGGACAGATAAAAGAGTTATTATCTTTACCGAATGGGAAGATACCAAGAGATACATCAAAGAACAGTTACAGTCCGCTATTGAAGACACGGATCAAGCCGACAAGAGAATAGAGGTTTATCAAGGATCTACTTCAATTGAAAAGCGTGAACTTATTAAAAAAAGATTTAATGCTGATCCTGAAAAAGAGCCTCTTAGAATCCTAATATGTACCGATGCAGCAAGAGAAGGTCTCAATCTTCAAAAATATTGCTATAATCTTTTCCACTTTGACGTCCCTTGGAATCCAAGTCGTATGGAACAGCGAAACGGTCGTATCGACAGAAAACTTCAAGAGTCAGAAGCTGTTTTTTGCTACTACTTCTTCTACCAAGCTAGACCGGAAGACCGCATCTTAGAGGTCCTAATTAACAAAACCAAACTCATCAGGGAGCAACTTGGAAGCCTAGCTGAAGTTATTGAAGATCGTCTAGCTCAAGATCTCAAAGGATCAATCATCAGAAGAAAGACCATTGACGATCTTTACCAAAAGATCAGCGACTCTCAACTTGATGAAGAACGAAAGAAAACATACAAAGCAGAATATTTGGACGAAGATGACCGAAAGGATTTAATCTCCAAAAATATTCAAGATCTTCGAAAGCAGCTGGATTCTTCAATGGATTGGCTCGGATTCTCCAAGGATCAGTTCCGTCAAGCTGTCGAAGTTGGACTTGATGTAATTAAAGCACCAAAACTGAAAAAGACAGAAATCCGCGACCATGAAGCCTATCTGATCGAGACATCCGAGGACAGCCTTACCAAAAAAACAAGCTGGCTGGAGACCATCGATCAATTGCGAGAGCCTATGGCAAACGAACGATCCGTTGGTGAATGGAGACGATCAGCTCCAATCCGCCCAATCGTATTTGAAGACATCGGCGTGATGGATGACTCTGTCGTCCATTTGCATCTTGAACACAAATTATCTCAAAGACTTCTTGGGCGCTTACTTACACAAGGCTTTGCACATGACGATCTGTCCAGATCTTGCTTTGCCAGCTCTGAAGACGCAGTTCCAAAAGTAGTCCTTATTGGACGAATTGCCCTTTACGGCGACCGTGCGACCCGTCTCCATGAAGAAATAGTTAGTGTTTCTTCTGAATGGATTGAAGCGAAGGTTCGCAAAGGAAAAAAGCTTAAGGTTGAAGCAGAAGCTGCAAGCACAAAAACCAAAGATTCTCTATTCAAAGCAATCTCGAAGAAAAAACATTCCATCAACAAAAAGGTAGTGGAAACCCTTCAAGATGGCCTTAACGCTGACATCGACGACTTAAAAGAGCCTCTCTTGAAAAAGGCGCACAAGCACACTGAAAAGGCTTATGCCGATCTTGAGAAAAGGGCCCAAGAGGAATCTGACAATCTTAAAGCAATTATAGAAAGACAGATCGAAGCTGTTCAAAAGTTCCAACAAAAGCTTTCAAACAAGGATTATGCTGGAACTCCATATCTTCCAACCTTCGAAGAGCAACTTGAGGCGAAGGAGAAAGAACAGCTAGAAGCAAACAAGAGATATTGGGCCTCCCGATTGCAAGCACTAAAACAAGAGCTATCGGACGAACCTAAAAAAGTTAAAGAATCATACTCAGTACGCGCCACCCGTTTTGAACCCGTTGGCATTGTGTATTTGTGGCCGGAGACGAACTAG
- a CDS encoding N-6 DNA methylase: MSENYVLKEHREWITSLQPVGLVVSANALEHAQLRLQKDVFEAQETFKSLLDPKGQLLPLRVVNLFTRFLGWRQEDLASGDDIRDLQAYLPERETLLKPDHAVRNIDTGEFDILVKYVDSLQFDANEEVTGRAWDASPHTKFERLLREKNISLGILINNNFLRIVYSPKGETSGYMTFPFAFMREVQGRPILAGLKLLLGEDRLFKGDPKQRLQYLLTESRKFQNDVSTKLSQQVLAALYELIRGFQAAHEETKGKLLKNVLKEDKNEVYHGLLTVLLRTVFTLYAEDRDLISSDPVFLNNYSINGLFTKLREDFSKHHDSMDLRYGAWAHLLSLYRLIYDGIELETDSIPGRKGHLFDPDRFPFLEGRTTESPHFNPPKISDGVVWRVLSNLMTLDGERISYRALDVEQIGSVYETVMGFQLEIATGPSIAIKPAKSHGAPVVVNLNEILHVTPAKRTAKLKELTDNKFEGRIGDAIKSATNCDELVSALGTKVADWATRTVVEKGAMILQPSDARRRSGSHYTPRSLTAPIVTKALGPTLDRLGKNPTPEQILALKVCDPAMGSGAFLVEACRQLSEILVKSWAIHTPNIRNKIPLDEDELLYARRMIAQRCLYGVDKNPMAVNLAKLSLWLATFAKQHEFTFLDHCLKCGDSLVGLSISQILAITWESGPNPSLPHASIAQRLNRVREIRSLISTSADNTPVEQLHALKLEEDVLLNDLRCIGDAVIYTFFAKDKLKSRKEELARIQIVIEAWFASGIPFTHFKGLDHEISWLRNTQNLKPFHWECEFPEVFQNPSNSSEFGFDIFVGNPPFAGRSTISIANGEGFIDWLKCIHVDSHGNSDLVAHFFRRAFNLLNGSGCLGFIATNTIAQGDTRESGLGWICQNNGTIYCAIKRLRWPGQAAVVVSVVWLSKSNLINSKFIDNRQVENITAFLFSGQIHSSPVQLLRNQGTSFQGCVVVGTGFTFAEDSGNKSSTSFDQMHRIIEKDKRNNECIFPYIGGEDVNTSPKHENSRYIINFGEMSESDARQKYPDLISIVEEKVRPEREKDGKRLSPDQAKRAEKWWQFARTAIDLYSSIKKQNLTRVIVTSQVSKHRMFTFLPSDWVFDQRLIVITQQKFCYFATLQSTVHEVWARFFGSTMKDDLSYTPTDCFETFPFPQYFEQNTMLEEIGREYFEFRRDLMIKSNEGMTKIYNRFHDSSENTPDIIHLRKLHNQLDEAVLSAYGWSDFKPIAEFLADFDDEDGDSPTRLRWSDSDRDQILGRLMDLNARYAAQQAMQGDEQ; encoded by the coding sequence ATGAGTGAGAACTACGTATTAAAAGAACACCGTGAATGGATAACATCCTTGCAACCAGTGGGCCTGGTTGTATCAGCAAATGCCCTAGAGCACGCACAGTTACGACTTCAAAAGGATGTCTTTGAGGCGCAAGAAACTTTTAAGTCTCTCTTAGATCCCAAAGGTCAGCTATTACCCCTTCGCGTCGTTAATCTTTTTACTCGTTTCCTAGGTTGGCGCCAAGAGGATTTGGCTTCAGGCGATGACATTAGAGATCTCCAGGCGTACTTGCCAGAACGGGAAACGCTCTTAAAGCCAGACCATGCAGTTAGGAATATCGATACGGGTGAATTTGACATCTTAGTTAAATATGTCGATAGCCTTCAGTTTGATGCAAATGAAGAAGTGACCGGACGAGCATGGGACGCATCTCCCCACACCAAATTTGAAAGACTACTTCGCGAAAAAAATATTTCGCTTGGTATTCTTATCAATAACAACTTTTTACGAATTGTGTACTCTCCAAAAGGCGAAACTTCAGGTTATATGACATTCCCCTTCGCATTTATGCGAGAGGTTCAGGGAAGACCAATTCTTGCTGGATTGAAGCTATTGCTTGGCGAAGATCGCCTATTTAAGGGTGATCCAAAACAGCGACTTCAATATCTTTTAACGGAGAGTCGAAAATTTCAAAACGATGTATCTACGAAGCTATCGCAGCAGGTGTTGGCAGCATTGTATGAATTGATTCGCGGATTCCAAGCAGCGCATGAAGAAACAAAGGGGAAATTACTTAAAAATGTTCTAAAAGAAGATAAGAATGAAGTCTACCATGGCCTGTTAACTGTTTTACTTAGAACAGTTTTCACTCTTTACGCAGAAGATCGCGATCTTATTTCTTCAGACCCAGTTTTCCTAAACAACTATTCTATCAATGGATTATTCACGAAACTCCGTGAAGACTTCAGTAAGCACCACGACAGCATGGATCTTAGATATGGGGCATGGGCACACCTGCTTTCTCTATACCGATTGATTTATGACGGAATCGAATTGGAAACTGATTCTATTCCGGGCCGAAAGGGCCATCTTTTCGATCCAGACAGGTTCCCTTTCCTTGAAGGTAGAACGACTGAGAGTCCTCACTTCAATCCACCCAAAATATCTGATGGAGTTGTTTGGAGAGTACTTTCAAACTTAATGACCTTAGATGGCGAACGAATTTCTTATCGCGCCCTCGACGTAGAGCAGATTGGCTCAGTTTATGAAACTGTAATGGGCTTCCAACTAGAAATTGCCACAGGGCCATCAATCGCTATCAAACCCGCAAAGAGCCATGGTGCACCTGTTGTAGTAAATCTAAATGAAATCCTACATGTAACTCCTGCCAAAAGGACGGCTAAACTAAAAGAACTCACAGACAATAAGTTTGAAGGCCGAATTGGTGATGCCATTAAATCTGCGACCAATTGTGACGAACTTGTATCGGCACTGGGCACAAAGGTTGCTGATTGGGCAACCAGAACTGTTGTTGAAAAAGGCGCAATGATTCTCCAGCCAAGCGATGCACGCCGTAGATCGGGATCTCACTATACACCGCGATCACTAACTGCACCTATTGTAACCAAAGCATTAGGACCAACACTTGACCGACTTGGAAAGAATCCAACACCGGAGCAGATTCTTGCATTGAAAGTTTGCGATCCCGCGATGGGTTCTGGCGCTTTTCTAGTTGAGGCTTGCCGTCAACTCAGCGAGATCCTCGTAAAGTCTTGGGCCATTCATACCCCAAATATTCGCAATAAAATTCCGCTTGATGAGGATGAACTTTTATATGCACGCCGAATGATTGCTCAACGATGCCTTTATGGCGTTGATAAAAATCCAATGGCAGTAAACCTCGCAAAGTTATCATTATGGCTTGCGACGTTTGCCAAACAGCATGAGTTTACGTTTTTAGATCATTGTCTGAAGTGCGGAGATTCTTTAGTTGGTTTAAGTATTTCTCAAATTCTTGCTATTACATGGGAAAGTGGACCTAACCCCTCATTGCCCCATGCCTCAATTGCACAACGACTGAATCGGGTGCGTGAAATACGGAGCCTTATATCAACCTCCGCAGATAATACACCGGTTGAACAGCTACATGCTCTTAAATTGGAGGAAGATGTTTTACTCAATGACCTTCGATGTATTGGCGATGCGGTTATTTATACATTTTTTGCCAAAGACAAACTAAAATCTCGCAAAGAAGAGCTCGCAAGAATTCAGATAGTAATTGAAGCTTGGTTTGCATCAGGTATTCCATTTACACATTTCAAAGGTCTAGATCACGAAATTTCTTGGTTAAGGAATACTCAAAACCTTAAACCATTCCACTGGGAATGTGAGTTCCCGGAGGTCTTTCAAAACCCATCTAATAGTTCAGAATTTGGATTTGATATTTTTGTGGGCAACCCTCCTTTTGCTGGGCGGTCAACAATTTCAATCGCAAACGGAGAGGGCTTTATTGATTGGCTTAAGTGCATTCATGTAGATAGCCATGGTAATTCTGATTTAGTTGCTCATTTTTTTAGAAGAGCATTTAATCTTCTAAACGGGAGTGGCTGTTTAGGATTTATTGCAACCAATACTATTGCTCAAGGCGATACCAGGGAAAGCGGGCTCGGATGGATCTGTCAAAACAATGGAACGATATATTGTGCAATCAAGCGACTTAGATGGCCAGGACAAGCCGCTGTAGTAGTCAGTGTTGTTTGGTTAAGTAAATCAAATTTGATCAATTCTAAATTTATAGACAATCGGCAAGTTGAAAATATTACTGCTTTTCTGTTCTCGGGACAAATTCATTCCAGCCCCGTCCAACTTTTGAGAAACCAGGGAACGAGCTTCCAAGGATGCGTAGTTGTCGGTACCGGTTTCACGTTTGCAGAAGATAGCGGAAATAAAAGCTCAACGTCCTTTGATCAAATGCATCGAATAATCGAGAAGGATAAAAGAAACAATGAGTGTATCTTTCCGTATATTGGCGGAGAGGACGTCAATACTAGTCCGAAACACGAAAATTCAAGATATATAATTAATTTTGGCGAAATGAGCGAGAGTGACGCTCGTCAAAAGTATCCAGATTTAATCTCTATCGTCGAAGAAAAAGTACGTCCAGAAAGAGAAAAGGATGGAAAGAGACTAAGCCCTGACCAAGCGAAGAGAGCCGAAAAATGGTGGCAGTTTGCCAGAACTGCAATTGATCTATACTCCTCTATAAAAAAACAAAATCTAACCAGAGTTATCGTCACCTCACAAGTTAGTAAACATAGAATGTTTACATTTCTACCATCCGATTGGGTTTTCGATCAACGTTTGATAGTTATAACTCAGCAGAAGTTTTGTTACTTCGCTACCCTTCAATCTACTGTTCATGAAGTTTGGGCTCGTTTCTTCGGATCAACCATGAAGGACGACTTAAGCTATACTCCAACTGACTGCTTTGAAACATTTCCATTTCCACAATATTTTGAACAAAACACAATGCTGGAGGAAATCGGGCGCGAATACTTTGAGTTCCGCCGCGATCTAATGATTAAAAGCAATGAGGGAATGACAAAAATATATAATCGTTTTCATGACTCATCTGAAAACACCCCGGATATTATTCACCTTCGAAAACTTCATAATCAATTAGATGAAGCAGTACTGAGCGCTTATGGCTGGTCAGACTTCAAACCAATTGCTGAGTTTCTAGCTGATTTTGACGATGAAGATGGTGACTCACCTACTCGCTTAAGATGGTCCGACTCTGATAGAGATCAGATTCTTGGTCGATTGATGGATTTAAATGCTAGATATGCTGCACAACAAGCCATGCAAGGGGATGAGCAATGA